The Drosophila nasuta strain 15112-1781.00 unplaced genomic scaffold, ASM2355853v1 ctg30_pilon, whole genome shotgun sequence genome contains a region encoding:
- the LOC132797896 gene encoding ankyrin repeat and KH domain-containing protein 1-like gives MFPFQEQKNRPALIEAAASGHYEIVIVLLRNNLNINERCENGETALMVASAGGYFDVVNALLSHGANINEHNVIGHTPLMKAACGGHVKGAKVLLERGADINTRSNEYNESALSVASYKGHIDLVRFLLQAGADHLNFAFSAASTGGQVEVA, from the exons atgtttccattccaagaacaaaaaaatcgacCAGCACTAATTGAAGCGGCTGCTTCGGGTCACTATGAAATTGTCATAGTGCTCCTCAGGAACAACCTCAATATAAATGAAAGATGTGAAAATGGGGAAACGGCGCTCATGGTTGCCAGCGCGGGCGGTTATTTTGATGTGGTGAATGCACTGCTAAGCCATGGCGCAAACATTAATGAGCACAATGTGATTGGACATACACCGCTGATGAAGGCCGCATGTGGCGGCCATGTGAAAGGAGCCAAG GTACTTCTCGAGCGTGGAGCCGATATCAACACCCGCTCCAATGAGTACAACGAGAGTGCATTGTCAGTGGCTAGCTACAAGGGTCATATTGATTTGGTGCGTTTCCTACTGCAAGCTGGCGCCGATCACTTGAACTTCGCTTTTTCAGCGGCTTCAACAGGTGGCCAAGTGGAAGTGGCGTAA